A single genomic interval of Lewinellaceae bacterium harbors:
- a CDS encoding DUF4407 domain-containing protein: MESIQRFFLFCSGVHPSVLKRCPTDYNKYTGIGATIFFTGVLAFIAAGYAIYTVFQSWIPAVGFGLVWGLMIFNLDRYIVSSMKRRGNGFKDFLVALPRIVFAVLIALVISKPLELKIFDREIQAELVSMRQEVRKDQEDKVKARYTGDFEKLQSEIASLKSEEEVQKAHRDELALAAQQEADGTGGSKQRNLGPIYQVKKADADRAEQEYQDVLARNEPLIRDKEAQMQAMQTAQQTDVTGLEDTPFNGFAARLEALSRLGAKSQAIWIASLFIMLLFIAIETAPIFVKLISSRSPYDLVLHEHEHQFEMHHSRQTTLLKNAIQRDLEFDQNTGSYRTQAAIRAEKQLIDQALNEEVEKIKRSPLSWREMLKKGLMMNQ; this comes from the coding sequence ATGGAAAGCATCCAGCGCTTCTTTCTATTCTGCTCCGGAGTTCACCCGTCCGTTTTGAAAAGATGTCCTACTGATTACAACAAATACACGGGTATTGGAGCGACGATCTTCTTTACCGGTGTGCTTGCCTTTATTGCGGCAGGTTATGCCATCTATACGGTTTTCCAGTCCTGGATCCCCGCCGTGGGTTTCGGCCTTGTCTGGGGATTGATGATCTTTAATCTGGACCGCTACATTGTTTCCAGCATGAAGCGTCGCGGAAATGGCTTCAAAGACTTTCTGGTTGCACTTCCCCGTATTGTGTTTGCCGTTCTCATAGCCCTGGTTATCTCCAAACCTCTCGAATTAAAGATATTTGACCGGGAGATCCAGGCTGAGTTGGTAAGTATGCGCCAGGAAGTTCGCAAAGATCAGGAGGATAAGGTCAAAGCCCGCTATACCGGAGATTTCGAAAAATTACAGTCCGAGATAGCCAGCTTAAAATCAGAGGAAGAAGTCCAGAAGGCACACCGTGATGAACTGGCGTTGGCAGCTCAACAGGAAGCGGATGGCACTGGTGGATCCAAGCAACGCAACCTGGGTCCCATCTATCAGGTCAAGAAAGCCGATGCGGACCGTGCCGAGCAGGAATACCAGGATGTCCTGGCCCGCAATGAACCCTTGATCCGCGATAAAGAAGCCCAAATGCAGGCAATGCAAACAGCTCAGCAAACCGATGTGACCGGATTGGAAGATACCCCGTTCAATGGGTTCGCTGCCCGTCTGGAAGCACTAAGCCGTCTGGGTGCAAAGAGTCAGGCCATCTGGATTGCCAGTCTTTTCATTATGTTGTTGTTTATCGCAATTGAAACGGCTCCCATCTTTGTCAAACTCATTTCTTCACGTAGTCCCTATGACCTGGTCCTGCATGAACACGAGCATCAGTTTGAGATGCACCATTCCAGACAGACGACTTTGCTGAAAAATGCAATTCAACGGGATCTTGAATTTGATCAGAATACCGGATCGTACCGGACCCAGGCTGCCATTCGTGCCGAAAAACAATTGATTGACCAGGCCTTGAATGAGGAAGTGGAAAAAATCAAACGCTCACCATTAAGCTGGCGGGAGATGCTTAAAAAAGGCCTGATGATGAATCA